The following are from one region of the Streptomyces changanensis genome:
- a CDS encoding AfsR/SARP family transcriptional regulator, with product MQISVLGPTQVHRADGTPVPVGGARLRALLTVLALRPGRAVPVGLLVDEVWHGDEQPADAVAALQALVGRLRRALGAGAVVSASGGYRLDAAADDVDAHRFERLVADGVRFLDAGDPAEALHALDEALGLWRDPVLADLPGRAGETARWAARRGTAVRSRLTALAALGRAEEALPELAALCAAAPLDEPLHALRIRTLRDTGRPAAALAAYEAVRRDLAGRLGTDPGPELRALHAELLAPAPGLAPAPGLAPAPGLAPGLAPAPGPAASVSAPGMAAGPAAPAWASARGPAPGLPSGPGPTPAAGPRPAPAPGVAGVPGLSGAPEEDGVPGGPGAAPGASGGRGERGAPGAARPVPGPDAPAPPAGPDVFDVSAEGPPGAAPHGPVARAAGAAPVDPTTERSPGARPPGTGTYGTGAYGAELHPAGTADEDASPSATPGAATAGAAMPGAAAPGAATPRPDAACPAAAPVATRPEPRHAPDPEPRDHPGAEPGRGPVPGPPPGNLRARLTSFVGRDEDIGALLGDLDRARLVTLLGPGGAGKTRLSQEAAERGADRWPDGVWVAELAPVADPDAVPEAVLTALGARETVLRGAGAEELRAAEPRGNDPLVRLAEHCGSRRLLLLLDNCEHVVGAAARLAHHLLERCPGLTVLATSREPLAVGGEVVRPVEPLPAPAALRLLGERGAAARPGFATGSDPEACAEICRRLDGLPLAIELAAARLRVLTPRQIADRLDDRFRLLTGGSRTVLPRQQTLRAVVDWSWDLLDGPERAVLRRLAVFSGGCALDAAEAVCAAPNTLDLLGSLVDKSLVVASPGDDGEMRYRLLETVAEYAAERLDEAAERPATERRHLVHYRELARTTDPLLRGAGQRAALARLQREYGNLRAALRRAVAARDEQESLCLVLSLAWYWQMRDLRSDARQWSEAAAALGPDPFAPPVAPVPPIAERCTDAPPPMGRELLTEARRQVRLVQMVNMDHEQGAWATTGRALLERAARAYRPGLPQGCRMPGFLWILAVLLSGDGSRLHALLDSTVDTARALGYDWDLAHALQWRANVLANRSSLAAEACRDADEALEIFLRLGDSWGAAEALAARGEARENRGESAGAAADYQAAVGHAERLAAQAQVLLLRTRYAAVLPELGRAEESEAILRDVLATGRGAGREAGPAARLHLSVHLGRTGRTAEARELLGALREEFGTPTLSLFDGFTLGCLAWLDTLEGRHAEALDLAARALRRSREPLTMMVAPQMAAGHLVTAARALAGLGGGRARTAAVLLGAHPGLLPRGHVASSMERDALAAAEAAARAVLGGAAFDAAYAEGGGLGFDEAAALLEGA from the coding sequence GTGCAGATCTCCGTACTCGGCCCGACGCAGGTCCACCGCGCGGACGGTACCCCCGTCCCGGTCGGCGGGGCACGGCTGCGCGCGCTGCTCACCGTCCTCGCGCTGCGCCCCGGGCGGGCCGTGCCGGTCGGGCTGCTCGTCGACGAGGTCTGGCACGGCGACGAGCAGCCCGCCGACGCCGTGGCCGCCCTGCAGGCGCTGGTCGGCCGACTGCGCCGGGCCCTCGGCGCCGGCGCGGTGGTGTCGGCGTCCGGCGGGTACCGGCTGGACGCCGCCGCGGACGACGTGGACGCGCACCGGTTCGAGCGGCTCGTCGCGGACGGCGTCCGCTTCCTGGACGCCGGCGACCCGGCCGAGGCGTTGCACGCGCTGGACGAGGCGCTCGGCCTGTGGCGGGACCCGGTCCTGGCGGACCTGCCCGGCCGGGCGGGGGAGACGGCGCGCTGGGCCGCCCGGCGCGGCACCGCCGTCCGCAGCCGCCTCACGGCACTGGCGGCCCTGGGCCGCGCCGAGGAGGCGCTGCCGGAACTGGCCGCCCTGTGCGCCGCCGCCCCGCTCGACGAGCCCCTGCACGCGCTGCGCATCCGCACACTGCGGGACACGGGTCGTCCGGCCGCGGCCCTCGCCGCGTACGAGGCGGTCCGCCGTGACCTGGCCGGCCGCCTGGGCACCGACCCGGGCCCGGAGCTGCGCGCCCTCCACGCGGAACTGCTGGCCCCGGCCCCAGGCCTGGCCCCGGCCCCAGGCCTGGCCCCGGCCCCAGGCCTGGCCCCGGGCCTGGCCCCGGCGCCAGGCCCGGCGGCCTCGGTTTCGGCCCCGGGGATGGCAGCGGGCCCGGCGGCCCCGGCTTGGGCCTCGGCCCGTGGCCCGGCCCCGGGCCTCCCGTCGGGCCCTGGGCCGACCCCCGCGGCGGGTCCGCGCCCGGCCCCCGCCCCGGGTGTGGCCGGGGTACCCGGACTGAGCGGCGCGCCCGAGGAGGACGGTGTGCCCGGTGGGCCGGGCGCGGCGCCCGGAGCGTCCGGCGGGAGGGGCGAGCGCGGTGCGCCCGGGGCCGCCCGGCCGGTGCCCGGCCCGGACGCGCCGGCGCCCCCGGCGGGGCCGGACGTCTTCGACGTGTCCGCCGAGGGGCCGCCCGGCGCGGCGCCGCACGGCCCGGTTGCGCGCGCCGCGGGGGCGGCCCCCGTGGACCCGACCACCGAACGGTCGCCCGGCGCGAGGCCGCCCGGCACGGGGACGTACGGCACGGGAGCGTACGGCGCCGAGCTGCACCCCGCGGGGACGGCCGACGAGGACGCGTCCCCCTCGGCGACGCCCGGTGCGGCGACGGCAGGCGCGGCCATGCCCGGTGCGGCGGCGCCCGGTGCGGCGACGCCCCGCCCGGACGCCGCCTGTCCGGCGGCGGCGCCCGTCGCCACCCGCCCCGAGCCCCGCCACGCCCCCGACCCCGAGCCCCGCGACCACCCGGGCGCCGAGCCCGGCCGCGGCCCGGTTCCCGGGCCCCCGCCCGGGAACCTGCGGGCGCGGCTGACCAGCTTCGTCGGGCGGGACGAGGACATCGGCGCCCTCCTCGGGGACCTCGACCGGGCGCGGCTCGTGACGCTGCTCGGGCCCGGCGGAGCCGGCAAGACCCGGCTGTCCCAGGAGGCCGCCGAGCGCGGCGCCGACCGGTGGCCCGACGGGGTGTGGGTGGCCGAACTGGCCCCGGTCGCCGACCCCGACGCCGTACCCGAGGCCGTGCTGACCGCGCTCGGCGCGCGGGAGACCGTGCTGCGCGGCGCGGGGGCGGAGGAACTGCGCGCCGCCGAACCCCGAGGCAACGACCCCCTCGTCCGGCTCGCCGAGCACTGCGGCTCACGCCGCCTGCTGCTCCTGCTCGACAACTGCGAGCACGTGGTCGGCGCCGCCGCCCGCCTCGCGCACCACCTGCTGGAGCGCTGCCCCGGCCTGACCGTCCTCGCCACCAGCCGCGAGCCCCTCGCCGTCGGCGGGGAGGTCGTGCGCCCGGTCGAGCCGCTGCCCGCCCCCGCGGCCCTGCGCCTGCTCGGCGAGCGCGGGGCCGCCGCCCGGCCGGGGTTCGCCACCGGGAGCGACCCCGAGGCGTGCGCCGAGATCTGCCGGCGCCTGGACGGCCTGCCGCTCGCCATCGAACTGGCCGCCGCCCGCCTCCGCGTCCTGACGCCGCGCCAGATCGCGGACCGGCTCGACGACCGCTTCCGCCTCCTCACCGGCGGCAGCCGCACCGTCCTGCCCCGCCAGCAGACGCTGCGGGCCGTCGTCGACTGGTCCTGGGACCTGCTGGACGGACCCGAGCGCGCCGTGCTGCGCCGCCTGGCCGTCTTCTCCGGCGGCTGTGCCCTCGACGCCGCCGAGGCGGTGTGCGCCGCCCCCAACACCCTCGACCTGCTCGGCTCCCTCGTCGACAAGTCCCTCGTCGTCGCCTCGCCGGGCGACGACGGCGAGATGCGCTACCGCCTCCTGGAGACCGTCGCCGAGTACGCCGCCGAGCGCCTCGACGAGGCCGCCGAGCGCCCCGCCACCGAACGCCGCCACCTCGTCCACTACCGCGAACTCGCCCGCACCACCGATCCGTTGCTGCGCGGCGCGGGTCAGCGTGCCGCCCTGGCCCGGCTCCAGCGCGAGTACGGCAACCTCCGCGCCGCCCTGCGCCGCGCCGTCGCCGCCCGCGACGAGCAGGAGAGCCTCTGCCTCGTGCTGTCCCTCGCCTGGTACTGGCAGATGCGCGACCTGCGCTCCGACGCCCGGCAGTGGTCCGAGGCCGCGGCCGCGCTCGGCCCCGACCCGTTCGCCCCGCCCGTCGCCCCCGTCCCGCCGATCGCCGAGCGCTGCACCGACGCGCCACCCCCCATGGGCCGCGAACTCCTCACGGAGGCGCGCCGGCAGGTCCGGCTCGTGCAGATGGTCAACATGGACCACGAGCAGGGCGCCTGGGCCACCACCGGCCGCGCCCTGCTGGAGCGGGCCGCGCGGGCGTACCGACCGGGGCTGCCCCAGGGGTGCCGGATGCCCGGCTTCCTGTGGATCCTCGCCGTCCTCCTCTCGGGCGACGGCTCCCGGCTGCACGCGCTCCTCGACTCGACCGTCGACACCGCCCGCGCCCTCGGTTACGACTGGGACCTCGCCCACGCCCTGCAGTGGCGCGCCAACGTCCTCGCCAACCGCAGCTCCCTGGCGGCCGAGGCGTGCCGGGACGCCGACGAGGCGCTGGAGATCTTCCTCCGCCTCGGCGACTCCTGGGGCGCCGCCGAGGCGCTCGCCGCCCGCGGCGAGGCCCGCGAGAACCGCGGCGAGTCCGCGGGCGCCGCCGCCGACTACCAGGCCGCCGTCGGCCACGCCGAACGGCTCGCGGCCCAGGCTCAGGTGCTGCTGCTGCGCACCCGGTACGCCGCCGTCCTCCCCGAACTGGGCCGTGCCGAGGAGTCGGAGGCCATCCTGCGCGACGTCCTCGCCACGGGGCGGGGCGCCGGCCGGGAGGCGGGCCCCGCGGCCCGGCTCCACCTCTCCGTGCACCTCGGCCGCACCGGCCGCACGGCCGAGGCGCGCGAGCTGCTCGGCGCCCTGCGCGAGGAGTTCGGCACGCCGACGCTCTCGCTCTTCGACGGCTTCACCCTCGGCTGCCTCGCCTGGCTGGACACGCTGGAGGGCCGGCACGCCGAGGCGCTGGACCTCGCCGCGCGGGCGCTGCGCAGAAGCCGCGAGCCGCTGACCATGATGGTCGCGCCGCAGATGGCCGCGGGCCACCTGGTCACCGCCGCGCGGGCGCTCGCGGGCCTGGGCGGCGGCCGCGCCCGTACGGCGGCGGTCCTGCTCGGAGCCCACCCGGGTCTGCTGCCG
- a CDS encoding site-2 protease family protein: MATAVQRRRGGDRAVSPVFLAVAGVTAAAGWVVWSEAGPASGGVGRGVAVFLAVTGAWVVSLCLHEYAHARTALHAGDASVAAKGYLTLDPLRYAHPVLSVLLPVLFLVMGGIGLPGGAVYVERHRIPGRIRHSLVSAAGPLANVLFAAVCTAPFWLGALDGVPGPFRAALAFVALLQVTAAALNLLPVPGLDGYGVLEPWLSERARRAVEPFAPYGLLAVFVLLFSPEVNQAFFGLVHGVLGALGVGAQETWCGLDLYRFWQEPGAVCGAVPGVSR, from the coding sequence ATGGCAACCGCCGTCCAGCGCCGCCGCGGTGGCGACCGCGCCGTCAGCCCCGTGTTCCTCGCCGTCGCCGGCGTGACGGCCGCCGCCGGCTGGGTGGTGTGGTCGGAGGCCGGGCCCGCGTCCGGGGGCGTGGGGCGGGGCGTGGCCGTGTTCCTCGCCGTCACCGGCGCGTGGGTGGTCTCCCTCTGCCTCCACGAGTACGCGCACGCCCGGACCGCGCTGCACGCGGGGGACGCGTCCGTCGCGGCCAAGGGCTACCTGACGCTCGACCCGCTGCGGTACGCGCACCCGGTGCTCAGCGTGCTGCTGCCGGTGCTGTTCCTGGTGATGGGCGGCATCGGCCTGCCGGGTGGCGCCGTCTACGTCGAACGCCACCGCATCCCCGGGCGGATCCGGCACAGTCTCGTGTCGGCGGCGGGGCCACTGGCGAACGTCCTGTTCGCGGCCGTGTGCACCGCGCCGTTCTGGCTGGGCGCCCTCGACGGGGTCCCGGGCCCCTTCCGCGCCGCCCTCGCGTTCGTCGCGCTGCTCCAGGTGACGGCGGCGGCCTTGAACCTCCTGCCGGTACCGGGCCTGGACGGGTACGGGGTGCTGGAGCCGTGGCTGTCGGAACGGGCGCGGCGGGCGGTCGAGCCGTTCGCGCCGTACGGGCTGCTCGCGGTGTTCGTGCTGTTGTTCTCGCCGGAGGTGAACCAGGCGTTCTTCGGCCTCGTCCACGGGGTGCTCGGCGCGCTCGGCGTGGGCGCGCAGGAGACGTGGTGCGGGCTGGACCTCTACCGCTTCTGGCAGGAGCCGGGCGCGGTCTGCGGGGCCGTGCCGGGGGTCAGCCGGTGA
- the npdG gene encoding NADPH-dependent F420 reductase, producing the protein MTETETKKARDPWELPDVSGLVVGVLGGTGDQGRGLAYRLARAGQKVILGSRAADRAREAAAALGLGVEGADNAECARRSDVVIVAVPWDGHAATLRELREELRGKLVVDCVNPLGFDKQGAYALTPAEGSAAQQAAELLPESRVTAAFQHLSAVLLRDETIEEIDTDVMVLGDKRADTDLVQALAARIPGMRGVYAGRLRNAHQVESLVANLISVNRRYKAHAGLRVTDVDGAGAPGA; encoded by the coding sequence ATGACTGAGACGGAGACCAAGAAGGCCCGCGACCCCTGGGAGCTGCCCGACGTGTCGGGCCTCGTCGTCGGCGTCCTCGGCGGCACCGGCGACCAGGGCCGCGGCCTCGCCTACCGGCTGGCCCGCGCCGGGCAGAAGGTGATCCTCGGCTCGCGCGCCGCCGACCGCGCCCGCGAGGCCGCCGCCGCGCTCGGCCTCGGCGTCGAGGGCGCCGACAACGCCGAGTGCGCCCGCCGCAGCGACGTCGTGATCGTCGCGGTGCCGTGGGACGGCCACGCGGCGACCCTGCGCGAGCTGCGCGAGGAGCTGCGCGGCAAGCTCGTCGTCGACTGCGTCAACCCGCTCGGCTTCGACAAGCAGGGCGCCTACGCCCTCACACCCGCGGAGGGCAGCGCCGCCCAGCAGGCCGCGGAGCTGCTGCCGGAGTCGCGCGTGACGGCGGCGTTCCAACACCTGTCGGCCGTGCTGCTGCGCGACGAGACGATCGAGGAGATCGACACCGACGTGATGGTCCTCGGCGACAAGCGCGCCGACACCGACCTCGTGCAGGCGCTCGCCGCCCGCATCCCCGGCATGCGGGGTGTCTACGCCGGCCGGCTGCGCAACGCCCACCAGGTGGAGTCGCTCGTCGCGAACCTGATCTCCGTCAACCGCCGCTACAAGGCCCACGCGGGGCTGCGCGTCACCGACGTCGACGGCGCGGGCGCGCCCGGCGCCTGA
- a CDS encoding MFS transporter: MTSKLSAVLPDLSPWRSSRDFRLLWVQGLVAYFGSFTAMVALPLQIKDLTDSPLAVGAMGAVELVPLVVCGLYGGALADAVDRRRVILATEAVLGLLALVLLLNALAPRPMLCPLYVVAAGVSAMAGLQRPALDSLIARIVPHDQLPASAALNALRWQLGAIAGPALAGLVVAYAGHGAAYATTVCCFAVSVLLCLRLSPAPPARGSAKPSLRGIAEGARYAWSRPVLLGTYAVDLAAMLLAFPHTLFPFLADELDAEWSLGLMYAAGSVGSVLLSLTSGWTSRVRRHGLMVVVGAGGWGLAVAAAGWLENVWLVLLALAFAGAGDMLSGLGRSTIWNQTIPDELRGRLAGIEVLSYSVGPQLGQVRAGAMAGWTGTRPAVWGGGVACVAAVALLAAALPKLVTYDATTDEDARRRREAAA; encoded by the coding sequence GTGACCTCGAAGCTGTCCGCCGTGCTGCCCGACCTGTCCCCGTGGCGCTCCTCCCGGGACTTCCGCCTCCTGTGGGTGCAGGGCCTCGTCGCGTACTTCGGCAGCTTCACCGCGATGGTCGCGCTGCCGTTGCAGATCAAGGACCTCACGGACTCGCCGCTGGCGGTCGGCGCGATGGGCGCGGTCGAGCTGGTTCCGCTGGTGGTGTGCGGTCTGTACGGAGGCGCGCTGGCGGACGCGGTGGACCGGCGCCGGGTGATCCTGGCGACCGAGGCGGTCCTCGGTCTGCTGGCCCTGGTGCTGCTGCTCAACGCGCTCGCGCCCCGGCCGATGCTGTGTCCGCTGTACGTGGTCGCGGCGGGCGTCTCCGCCATGGCCGGGCTGCAGCGGCCCGCGCTGGACTCGCTCATCGCGAGGATCGTGCCGCACGACCAGCTCCCCGCGTCCGCCGCGCTGAACGCGCTGCGCTGGCAGCTCGGCGCCATCGCCGGCCCGGCCCTCGCCGGGCTCGTCGTGGCGTACGCGGGTCACGGGGCGGCGTACGCCACGACCGTGTGCTGCTTCGCCGTCTCGGTGCTGCTGTGCCTGCGCCTGTCGCCCGCCCCGCCCGCGCGGGGCTCGGCGAAGCCGTCCCTGCGGGGGATCGCGGAGGGGGCGCGGTACGCCTGGTCGCGGCCGGTGCTGCTCGGCACGTACGCCGTCGACCTGGCCGCGATGCTGCTCGCCTTCCCGCACACGCTGTTCCCGTTCCTCGCGGACGAGCTGGACGCGGAGTGGTCGCTGGGGCTGATGTACGCGGCGGGGTCGGTCGGGTCGGTGCTGCTCAGCCTGACGAGCGGGTGGACGTCGCGGGTGCGGCGGCACGGGCTGATGGTGGTGGTGGGCGCCGGCGGGTGGGGGCTGGCCGTGGCCGCCGCGGGGTGGCTGGAGAACGTGTGGCTGGTCCTGCTGGCGCTGGCGTTCGCGGGCGCGGGCGACATGCTGAGCGGTCTGGGTCGGTCGACGATCTGGAACCAGACGATCCCGGACGAGCTGCGGGGGCGGCTGGCGGGCATCGAGGTGCTGTCGTACAGCGTGGGCCCGCAGCTGGGCCAGGTCCGGGCGGGGGCGATGGCCGGGTGGACCGGGACGCGGCCCGCCGTCTGGGGCGGCGGCGTGGCGTGCGTGGCGGCGGTGGCGCTGCTGGCGGCGGCGCTGCCGAAGCTGGTCACGTACGACGCGACGACCGACGAGGACGCCCGCCGCCGCCGCGAGGCCGCCGCGTAG
- the map gene encoding type I methionyl aminopeptidase, with product MSGQSLLAPGELSPIRSVPGSIRRPEYVGKPAPAPYDGPEVQDSDTIERMRLAGSLAARAMEEAAKHIAPGVTTDELDRVAHEYMCDHGAYPSTLGYRGFPKSLCASINEVICHGIPDSTVLRDGDIVNLDVTAYIHGVHGDNNATYLCGDVDEESRLLVERTRESLNRAIKAVRPGRQINVIGRVIESYAKRFGYGVVRDFTGHGISTSFHSGLIVPHYDSPHATTVMQPGMTFTIEPMLTLGTHEYDMWDDGWTVVTKDRKRTAQFEHTLVVTDTGADILTLP from the coding sequence ATGTCTGGCCAGTCGCTGCTCGCCCCAGGGGAGCTCTCCCCCATCCGTTCCGTCCCCGGATCCATCCGCCGCCCCGAGTACGTCGGGAAGCCGGCGCCGGCGCCGTACGACGGTCCCGAGGTCCAGGACTCCGACACCATCGAGCGGATGCGCCTCGCCGGCTCCCTCGCCGCGCGCGCGATGGAGGAGGCCGCGAAGCACATCGCGCCGGGCGTCACCACCGACGAGCTCGACCGCGTCGCGCACGAGTACATGTGCGACCACGGCGCCTACCCGTCGACCCTCGGCTACCGGGGCTTCCCCAAGTCCCTGTGCGCCTCGATCAACGAGGTCATCTGCCACGGCATCCCCGACTCGACCGTCCTGCGCGACGGCGACATCGTGAACCTCGACGTCACCGCGTACATCCACGGCGTCCACGGCGACAACAACGCCACCTACCTCTGCGGGGACGTCGACGAGGAGTCGCGGCTGCTCGTCGAGCGGACCCGCGAGTCGCTGAACCGCGCGATCAAGGCGGTCCGGCCGGGCCGGCAGATCAACGTCATCGGCCGGGTCATCGAGTCGTACGCCAAGCGCTTCGGCTACGGCGTCGTGCGGGACTTCACCGGGCACGGCATCAGCACCTCGTTCCACTCCGGCCTCATCGTCCCGCACTACGACTCGCCGCACGCGACGACCGTGATGCAGCCGGGCATGACCTTCACGATCGAGCCGATGCTCACCCTCGGCACCCACGAGTACGACATGTGGGACGACGGCTGGACCGTCGTGACGAAGGACCGCAAGCGGACCGCGCAGTTCGAGCACACGCTCGTGGTGACGGACACCGGGGCCGACATCCTCACGTTGCCCTGA
- a CDS encoding biliverdin-producing heme oxygenase, whose translation MDASATAPATPFSTLIRTASHAAHTEAETSSFMGDMLGGRLGVDAFARYTEQLWFVYRALEEGADRLADDPVAGPFVRRELFRAPALERDLAHLLGPGWRDRVSALPATAAYAARVEECARTWPAGYVAHHYTRYLGDLSGGQVIRDRAERAWGFARKGDGVRFYVFEGIGNPAAFKRDYRDLLDRVNADDLERQRIVDECKRAFAHNTAVFRELAGEFPLSA comes from the coding sequence TTGGACGCCAGCGCCACCGCACCCGCCACCCCGTTCTCGACCCTGATCCGCACCGCGTCCCACGCGGCGCACACGGAGGCGGAGACCTCCTCCTTCATGGGCGACATGCTCGGCGGCCGCCTGGGGGTGGACGCCTTCGCCCGCTACACCGAGCAGCTCTGGTTCGTGTACCGGGCGCTGGAGGAGGGCGCGGACCGCCTCGCGGACGACCCGGTCGCCGGCCCGTTCGTACGGCGCGAGCTGTTCCGGGCGCCGGCGCTGGAGCGGGACCTCGCCCACCTCCTCGGCCCCGGCTGGCGGGACCGCGTCTCGGCCCTGCCGGCCACCGCCGCGTACGCCGCCCGCGTCGAGGAGTGCGCCCGCACCTGGCCCGCGGGGTACGTCGCCCACCACTACACGCGCTACCTGGGGGACCTCTCCGGCGGGCAGGTCATCCGCGACCGGGCGGAGCGCGCCTGGGGCTTCGCGCGCAAGGGCGACGGCGTCCGCTTCTATGTCTTCGAGGGCATCGGCAACCCCGCGGCCTTCAAGCGCGACTACCGCGACCTGCTGGACCGGGTGAACGCCGACGACCTGGAGCGCCAGCGGATCGTGGACGAGTGCAAGCGGGCCTTCGCCCACAACACCGCCGTCTTCCGCGAGCTGGCCGGGGAGTTCCCGCTCAGCGCGTGA
- a CDS encoding PhzF family phenazine biosynthesis protein, translating into MNTAHDVLAVFCGPDGRHGNRLGVVREGRDHPDAGSRQALAKELGHPGTVFVDDPERGVLDIHAPGARLPFDAHPVLGAAWLLDLEVLDLPVGEVWARHDGEFTWIEARPEWAPPCALVRYASAAEVDALDVPPPGAPGGAGVLPGGPGETVYAWAWEEEAAGRVRARAFPGRGEGAGEDGATGAGALRLTALLGRALNIVQGAGSQILTAPGPDGVVELGGRVRRIGA; encoded by the coding sequence GTGAACACGGCACACGACGTCCTGGCGGTCTTCTGCGGCCCCGACGGGCGGCACGGCAACCGGCTCGGCGTCGTACGGGAGGGCCGCGACCACCCCGACGCGGGGTCCCGGCAGGCCCTCGCCAAGGAACTGGGCCACCCCGGCACGGTCTTCGTCGACGACCCGGAGCGGGGCGTCCTCGACATCCACGCGCCCGGCGCCCGGCTGCCCTTCGACGCCCATCCGGTCCTCGGCGCCGCCTGGCTGCTGGACCTGGAGGTGCTCGACCTGCCCGTCGGCGAGGTGTGGGCCCGCCACGACGGGGAGTTCACCTGGATCGAGGCCCGTCCCGAGTGGGCGCCGCCCTGCGCGCTCGTCCGGTACGCGTCGGCGGCGGAGGTCGACGCGCTCGACGTGCCGCCGCCGGGGGCGCCCGGGGGCGCCGGAGTCCTCCCGGGCGGGCCCGGGGAGACGGTCTACGCCTGGGCGTGGGAGGAGGAGGCCGCGGGCCGCGTGCGCGCCCGCGCCTTCCCCGGGCGCGGCGAGGGCGCGGGCGAGGACGGGGCGACGGGCGCGGGGGCGCTGCGCCTCACCGCCCTGCTCGGCCGCGCCCTCAACATCGTCCAGGGCGCGGGCTCGCAGATCCTGACCGCCCCGGGCCCCGACGGCGTGGTCGAACTGGGCGGCCGGGTCCGCCGGATCGGCGCGTGA
- a CDS encoding FTR1 family protein, with amino-acid sequence MLGSHLAGLRGGLETALLLGLLAVWLVRDGRGDRSRALWRGAVAGAGAVLALGAVLEFGPRELTPTAWRVLGGVPSVAAAVCVALAVLRPSGVRPGFAAATAFLVVAREGLATAVFVWATVSAARDGAGSAGPLGMVLLGLAVAALLGWAVHAGVRRLSPRRSAAWAGGALLVVAAGVLAQGVREWEDVVAPGGGWAGRAFDLGGAVSPERWPGALLEGAFGVRPDPSVLQVAVWVLFLVPAFVLAPAPVGFGRSLPVGVEEQKRTDARAGGGAGPGAGPQAARRGGGGGGADPGGERVRDGARRAGGGTDGHDG; translated from the coding sequence GTGCTCGGCTCCCATCTGGCAGGGCTGCGCGGCGGCTTGGAGACCGCCCTCCTCCTCGGCCTGCTCGCCGTCTGGCTCGTACGCGACGGGCGGGGCGACCGGTCGCGGGCGCTGTGGCGCGGGGCGGTCGCCGGGGCGGGCGCGGTCCTGGCCTTGGGCGCCGTGCTGGAGTTCGGTCCGCGGGAGTTGACGCCCACGGCGTGGCGGGTCCTCGGCGGCGTCCCGTCCGTCGCGGCCGCCGTGTGCGTCGCCCTGGCGGTGCTGCGGCCGAGTGGGGTGCGCCCCGGGTTCGCGGCGGCCACGGCCTTCCTCGTGGTGGCGCGGGAGGGCCTGGCGACGGCCGTGTTCGTGTGGGCGACGGTGTCGGCCGCCCGTGACGGAGCCGGGTCGGCGGGCCCGCTGGGGATGGTGCTGCTGGGCCTCGCGGTCGCGGCACTGCTGGGCTGGGCGGTCCACGCCGGCGTACGGCGCCTGTCGCCGCGCCGTTCGGCCGCCTGGGCGGGCGGTGCGCTGCTGGTGGTGGCGGCCGGGGTACTGGCGCAGGGCGTGCGGGAGTGGGAGGACGTGGTGGCGCCGGGCGGCGGCTGGGCGGGCCGGGCGTTCGACCTGGGCGGCGCCGTGTCGCCGGAGCGCTGGCCGGGGGCGCTGTTGGAGGGTGCGTTCGGGGTGCGGCCGGACCCGTCCGTGCTCCAGGTCGCGGTGTGGGTGCTCTTCCTGGTCCCGGCGTTCGTCCTCGCACCGGCCCCGGTAGGGTTCGGTCGGTCGTTGCCGGTCGGGGTCGAGGAGCAGAAGAGAACCGATGCGAGGGCTGGTGGAGGGGCTGGGCCGGGCGCGGGGCCGCAGGCGGCTCGCCGCGGTGGCGGCGGTGGCGGCGCTGACCCTGGCGGCGAGCGGGTGCGTGACGGTGCACGGCGAGCGGGCGGTGGTACCGACGGCCACGACGGATGA
- a CDS encoding bifunctional DNA primase/polymerase: protein MGDGIGRYRGTESKIAQWLRRRPRKPAADVPSREELLQASAAAGLPLAPAAHPVGYRCSCERIGCPTPARHPLSFAWQTQSTTDPAQIERWAEGQPQANFITATGMVHDVLDVPLEAGRAALERLLAEGVEVGPVAESGDALGGGRALFFTATRGTPEDEDEWWPCELDCHPETMDEHPGLRWHCRGSYVLVPPARLPGDRAVQWVRGPEHPLPDPLTLLEALTDACARHADRYDEHSEHHAVAWPLTR from the coding sequence ATGGGCGACGGTATCGGCCGCTACCGCGGCACGGAGAGCAAAATCGCGCAGTGGCTGCGCCGCCGCCCGAGGAAGCCCGCTGCCGACGTCCCGAGCCGGGAGGAACTCCTCCAGGCCTCGGCGGCCGCCGGACTGCCGCTCGCCCCCGCCGCGCATCCGGTCGGCTACCGCTGTTCCTGTGAGCGCATCGGCTGTCCGACGCCCGCCCGCCATCCCCTCTCCTTCGCCTGGCAGACGCAGTCGACCACCGACCCCGCGCAGATCGAACGGTGGGCGGAGGGCCAGCCGCAGGCCAACTTCATCACCGCGACCGGCATGGTCCACGACGTCCTCGACGTTCCGCTGGAGGCCGGTCGCGCCGCGTTGGAGCGGCTCCTCGCGGAGGGCGTCGAGGTGGGCCCCGTGGCGGAGTCCGGGGACGCGCTGGGCGGCGGCCGGGCGCTCTTCTTCACGGCCACGCGCGGCACGCCCGAGGACGAGGACGAGTGGTGGCCGTGCGAGCTGGACTGCCACCCCGAGACCATGGACGAGCACCCCGGCCTGCGCTGGCACTGCCGCGGCAGCTACGTCCTCGTCCCGCCGGCCCGGCTGCCCGGTGACCGTGCCGTGCAGTGGGTCCGCGGGCCCGAGCACCCGCTGCCGGACCCGCTGACGCTGCTGGAGGCGCTCACCGACGCCTGCGCCCGCCACGCCGACCGGTACGACGAACACAGCGAGCACCACGCGGTGGCCTGGCCGCTGACCCGCTGA